The following are encoded in a window of Arthrobacter woluwensis genomic DNA:
- the pdxS gene encoding pyridoxal 5'-phosphate synthase lyase subunit PdxS, which translates to MNGENTNGNAADAKQRVVTGSSRVKRGMADMLKGGVIMDVVNVEQARIAEDAGAVAVMALERVPADIRAQGGVSRMSDPDMIDQIIEAVSIPVMAKARIGHFVEAQVLQSLGVDYIDESEVLTPADYVNHIDKWDFDVPFVCGATNLGEALRRINEGAAMIRSKGEAGTGDVSNATGHMRKIRSEIAKLSALPEDELYVAAKELQAPYELVKEVAATGKLPVVLFTAGGIATPADAAMMMQLGADGVFVGSGIFKSGNPAQRAAAVVKATTFYDDPGVIAKVSRGLGEAMVGINVDEPARSIQFAERGW; encoded by the coding sequence CTGAACGGCGAGAACACCAACGGCAATGCCGCCGATGCGAAGCAGCGAGTCGTCACCGGCAGCAGCCGCGTCAAGCGGGGCATGGCCGACATGCTCAAGGGCGGCGTCATCATGGACGTCGTCAACGTCGAGCAGGCCCGCATCGCCGAAGACGCCGGCGCCGTGGCCGTCATGGCCCTCGAGCGCGTTCCCGCGGACATCCGCGCCCAGGGCGGGGTCTCCCGCATGTCCGACCCGGACATGATCGACCAGATCATCGAGGCCGTGTCCATCCCGGTCATGGCGAAGGCCCGCATCGGCCACTTCGTGGAGGCCCAGGTCCTGCAGTCCCTCGGCGTCGACTACATCGACGAGTCCGAGGTGCTCACCCCGGCCGACTATGTCAACCACATCGACAAGTGGGACTTCGACGTCCCCTTCGTCTGTGGCGCCACCAACCTCGGTGAGGCCCTGCGCCGCATCAACGAGGGTGCGGCCATGATCCGTTCCAAGGGCGAGGCCGGCACCGGCGACGTCTCCAACGCCACGGGTCACATGCGCAAGATCCGCTCCGAGATCGCCAAGCTCTCGGCCCTGCCCGAGGACGAGCTGTACGTGGCCGCCAAGGAACTGCAGGCCCCGTACGAGCTGGTCAAGGAGGTCGCGGCCACCGGCAAGCTGCCCGTGGTCCTCTTCACCGCCGGCGGCATCGCCACCCCGGCCGACGCCGCCATGATGATGCAGCTCGGCGCCGACGGCGTGTTCGTGGGCTCCGGCATCTTCAAGTCCGGCAACCCGGCCCAGCGTGCCGCCGCCGTGGTCAAGGCCACCACCTTCTACGACGACCCCGGGGTCATCGCGAAGGTCTCCCGCGGCCTGGGCGAGGCCATGGTCGGCATCAACGTCGACGAGCCGGCCCGCTCCATCCAGTTCGCCGAGCGCGGCTGGTAA
- the pgsA gene encoding phosphatidylinositol phosphate synthase produces the protein MLNRFARTFFTRLFTPLAKALLKAGVSPDAVTVAGTLGAVVSALIFYPQGQLFWGTVAITVFIFSDVVDGIMARLSGRHGLWGNFLDSTLDRVVDGVLFSTVAFWYFTGGNDPVIATAALACLVLGMLVSYARAKAEALGFECNVGIAERAERLVALLVMTGLTGLGLPPVVLLVTLVLLALASLFTIGQRVETVRRQAAAVR, from the coding sequence ATGCTCAACCGTTTCGCGCGCACCTTCTTCACGCGCCTGTTCACTCCTCTTGCCAAGGCGCTGCTCAAAGCCGGGGTGAGTCCGGACGCCGTGACGGTGGCCGGCACACTCGGCGCCGTCGTCTCCGCGCTCATCTTCTACCCGCAGGGGCAGCTCTTCTGGGGGACCGTGGCGATCACGGTGTTCATCTTCTCGGATGTGGTCGACGGCATCATGGCGCGCCTGTCCGGCCGTCACGGCCTGTGGGGCAACTTCCTCGACTCGACGCTGGACCGTGTGGTGGACGGGGTGCTGTTCTCCACGGTCGCGTTCTGGTACTTCACCGGAGGGAACGATCCGGTCATCGCGACGGCCGCCCTGGCATGCCTCGTCCTCGGCATGCTCGTGTCCTATGCGCGGGCGAAGGCCGAAGCGCTCGGCTTCGAGTGCAATGTGGGCATCGCCGAGCGTGCGGAGCGGCTCGTCGCCCTGCTGGTCATGACCGGACTCACAGGGCTCGGCCTGCCGCCGGTGGTCCTGCTCGTGACGCTCGTGCTGCTCGCTCTGGCATCGCTCTTCACGATCGGGCAGCGCGTCGAGACGGTCCGGCGTCAGGCGGCCGCCGTCCGCTGA
- a CDS encoding HIT family protein: protein MTEPTGAAETSGTGTTSDEAVTDDFQLPGVPDAFQRLWTPHRMAYIKGGQEQYDHPDSCPFCVAPGRSDEQSLIVHRGKLCYVILNLYPYNPGHALICPYRHVSYYTDLTEEETAEFSALTQTTIRVLQKVSRPGGFNIGMNQGKVGGAGISEHLHQHVVPRWGGDGNFLPIIAQTKAITQTLGEVRELLAEGWPADDDGDVAGAAHTAAAGDL from the coding sequence ATGACGGAACCCACAGGCGCTGCGGAGACTTCCGGGACGGGCACGACCTCTGATGAAGCCGTGACCGACGATTTCCAGCTCCCCGGCGTCCCGGACGCCTTCCAGCGCCTGTGGACCCCTCATCGGATGGCCTACATCAAGGGTGGTCAGGAGCAGTACGACCACCCGGATTCCTGCCCGTTCTGCGTGGCGCCGGGCCGTTCCGACGAGCAATCGCTCATCGTGCACCGGGGGAAGCTCTGCTACGTCATCCTCAACCTGTACCCGTACAACCCCGGGCACGCCCTCATCTGCCCCTATCGCCACGTGTCCTATTACACGGACCTGACGGAGGAGGAGACCGCCGAGTTCTCGGCCCTCACCCAGACCACCATCCGCGTGCTGCAGAAGGTGTCCCGTCCGGGCGGTTTCAACATCGGCATGAACCAAGGCAAGGTGGGCGGCGCCGGGATCTCCGAGCACCTTCACCAGCATGTGGTGCCGCGCTGGGGCGGGGACGGCAACTTCTTGCCGATCATCGCGCAGACCAAGGCGATCACGCAGACCTTGGGTGAAGTCCGGGAGCTGCTGGCCGAGGGCTGGCCGGCGGACGACGACGGCGACGTGGCGGGTGCCGCACACACGGCAGCGGCAGGGGACCTCTGA